In Lysinibacillus sp. FSL M8-0337, the following proteins share a genomic window:
- the sirA gene encoding sporulation inhibitor of replication protein SirA, with amino-acid sequence MRTYSIYKIKEEHLTFIFGRERKLLEMMQGCEDANEKSLKELAYICETVRFDDIAIMLEAQLDSKYAHLERARNALFLEHPIKGKMAIYLVDRKICVYCEGSRMLDLDLFQMLAKMSERFIAFNKQDNECGWLKPMKYTMH; translated from the coding sequence GTGAGAACCTATTCCATATATAAAATAAAAGAAGAGCATTTAACGTTTATTTTCGGCAGAGAGCGTAAGTTGTTAGAGATGATGCAAGGCTGTGAAGATGCCAATGAGAAATCCTTAAAAGAACTCGCGTATATATGTGAAACTGTTCGCTTCGATGACATTGCCATCATGTTAGAAGCACAGCTAGATTCCAAATATGCACATTTAGAAAGAGCGCGTAATGCTTTATTTTTAGAACATCCGATAAAAGGAAAAATGGCGATTTATCTAGTAGATCGTAAAATTTGTGTCTATTGCGAAGGCTCACGTATGCTTGATTTGGACTTATTTCAAATGCTAGCAAAGATGAGTGAGCGTTTTATTGCCTTTAATAAACAAGATAATGAGTGTGGTTGGCTAAAGCCGATGAAGTATACAATGCACTAG
- the liaF gene encoding cell wall-active antibiotics response protein LiaF: MQNFTTNKLTFWVLCFFLLVFVELTIFNNGGAFCLLIGAVLLYLSFSKNKRFLKWTGIFFIAIALFTMWSLRLFIVILLLYMLYQYLQRENEPKIVTLEFDKLPATENELFGTIPAPEDAYKWQDVQIQRLAGDITIDTTQTILPAGPSLVTIRQGIGKVQIYVPYEVPFRLHYTTLFGDFTCLQRHPQRLLNESIVFSDGNPEDAKRTLVIHVATWLGDLEVLRK, from the coding sequence TTGCAAAACTTCACAACAAATAAACTCACATTTTGGGTACTATGCTTCTTTTTACTCGTATTTGTAGAGCTAACCATTTTCAATAATGGCGGTGCTTTTTGTTTGTTAATCGGTGCTGTCCTGCTCTATTTAAGCTTTTCAAAAAACAAGCGATTTTTAAAATGGACAGGAATTTTCTTTATTGCGATTGCTCTCTTTACGATGTGGAGTTTGCGATTATTTATCGTCATACTGCTCTTATACATGCTCTATCAATACTTACAACGAGAAAACGAACCGAAAATCGTCACATTGGAATTTGATAAGTTGCCGGCAACTGAAAATGAACTATTCGGTACAATACCTGCGCCTGAAGATGCTTACAAATGGCAAGATGTACAAATTCAACGACTCGCTGGTGACATTACAATTGATACAACCCAAACAATTTTACCTGCTGGTCCAAGTCTCGTAACGATTAGACAAGGCATTGGTAAAGTACAGATTTATGTTCCTTATGAAGTTCCTTTTCGCTTACACTACACAACGCTATTTGGAGACTTTACATGTTTGCAAAGACATCCACAGCGGCTTTTGAATGAAAGTATCGTGTTCTCAGATGGCAACCCTGAGGATGCAAAACGTACCCTCGTCATTCATGTCGCTACATGGCTAGGAGATTTGGAGGTGCTACGTAAATGA
- a CDS encoding ABC transporter permease has product MKKFLLLTGGIIAACVALALIGPITGLVFSVAFVALGMHFYIGSKSTFAKIIWFTVGLIGVLSAISNIPAMIGLAAIAIIYVIYKKWNGEEVNIPTIEAKEEDPFTNFEKEWSNLTK; this is encoded by the coding sequence ATGAAAAAATTTCTTTTACTAACTGGAGGTATTATTGCAGCATGTGTCGCACTTGCCTTAATTGGACCAATTACTGGTCTAGTATTTTCAGTTGCATTCGTTGCACTAGGCATGCACTTCTACATTGGTAGTAAATCGACATTTGCAAAAATTATTTGGTTTACAGTTGGTTTAATCGGTGTACTATCGGCTATCTCTAATATCCCAGCAATGATTGGTCTTGCAGCAATCGCCATTATTTATGTGATTTATAAAAAATGGAATGGCGAAGAAGTGAACATCCCAACAATTGAAGCGAAAGAAGAAGATCCGTTTACAAACTTTGAAAAAGAATGGTCAAACTTAACAAAATAA
- a CDS encoding recombinase family protein, with the protein MNKKRTAVLYCRVSTEKETQSSSLERQQEELLRYAKEQNYEVIQVFQDKHSGYDVEREGLLEMLDFIKENEIQALFVQDETRLGRGNARMAVLHLLQKTETDVFSMRDAGPVQLNEMDTMLLEILAIVEEYQRKIHNAKIRRGMRRAVENGYRPENNLSNRGNPNGQERKEVPIEEIVKLRNRGFTFEEIAMTMRGLGFEVSKATVHRRYQEHKKD; encoded by the coding sequence ATGAATAAAAAACGAACGGCTGTACTTTACTGCCGGGTGAGCACGGAAAAAGAGACCCAAAGTTCTTCATTAGAACGACAACAAGAAGAATTGCTGCGTTATGCAAAGGAACAAAACTATGAAGTGATACAGGTTTTTCAGGACAAACATAGTGGGTATGATGTGGAACGCGAAGGTTTACTTGAGATGCTCGATTTTATTAAAGAAAACGAAATTCAAGCATTATTTGTACAAGATGAAACACGTTTAGGGCGTGGGAATGCCCGAATGGCTGTACTCCATTTATTGCAAAAAACAGAAACAGATGTTTTTTCGATGCGTGATGCGGGGCCTGTCCAATTAAATGAGATGGACACGATGTTGCTTGAAATATTAGCGATTGTAGAGGAGTATCAGCGTAAAATTCATAATGCGAAAATTCGCCGCGGTATGCGTCGAGCAGTAGAAAATGGCTATCGTCCAGAAAATAACTTGTCCAATCGTGGCAATCCAAATGGTCAGGAGCGCAAGGAAGTACCGATAGAAGAAATTGTGAAGTTGCGAAACCGAGGCTTTACTTTTGAAGAAATTGCAATGACAATGAGAGGTCTCGGCTTCGAAGTTAGTAAAGCAACCGTACATAGGCGCTATCAAGAACACAAGAAAGATTAG
- a CDS encoding DUF896 domain-containing protein, producing MLSKEKINRINELAAKAKAGSLTEEEAKERTSLRKEYLDTFRATMRNTIENVKVVDQEGNDVTPEKVKQAKKNKFLN from the coding sequence ATGTTATCCAAAGAAAAAATTAATCGCATTAATGAACTAGCAGCAAAAGCCAAAGCGGGCAGTTTAACAGAGGAGGAAGCGAAAGAGCGTACGTCCCTTCGCAAAGAATATTTAGATACATTTAGAGCAACAATGCGCAATACAATTGAAAATGTTAAAGTTGTCGATCAAGAAGGTAATGACGTAACGCCTGAGAAGGTAAAACAAGCGAAAAAAAATAAATTTCTAAATTAA
- a CDS encoding sensor histidine kinase produces MIAFLSRAFTIFFILIGAAFGLLFAIWGEPNEKVWEPLWQQDYDNIPLGGVFLISLFALSFFIASWISMTARAREAQATRFVKELIEPDFVLPKKHALPKPLKKALVQTSELIDTQRKSLQRLSNERAEANDKVIQERIIAERQRLARELHDSVSQQLFAASMLLSALTESDENAKSLKQVEKIVQQAQLEMRALLLHLRPVALHNKTLAQGLEELIIELQQKVYFHIEYELEEIALTKAEEDHLFRIAQEALSNTLRHSKATEVELLLVARDNLAILRIQDNGLGFDVEADKSTSYGLQNIAERAVEIGCRYKIVSVPGEGTIVEVKVPLQKEVVEVDSSINSG; encoded by the coding sequence ATGATTGCCTTTCTTTCTAGAGCTTTCACTATATTCTTCATATTGATTGGCGCGGCATTCGGCCTCCTTTTTGCGATTTGGGGTGAACCAAATGAGAAAGTTTGGGAACCTTTGTGGCAACAAGATTATGATAATATTCCACTAGGTGGCGTCTTTTTAATCAGTCTCTTTGCGCTTAGTTTCTTTATTGCAAGCTGGATTAGTATGACCGCACGTGCGCGTGAGGCGCAAGCAACTCGCTTTGTAAAAGAATTAATCGAGCCTGATTTCGTGTTGCCTAAAAAACATGCACTACCGAAACCACTGAAAAAAGCACTTGTCCAAACGAGCGAGTTAATTGATACACAACGAAAAAGCTTACAGCGCCTTTCCAATGAACGTGCAGAAGCCAATGATAAAGTAATTCAAGAGCGCATTATTGCCGAACGTCAACGACTTGCACGCGAGCTCCATGACTCGGTTTCACAACAATTATTTGCCGCTTCAATGTTACTTTCCGCCTTAACGGAAAGCGATGAAAATGCCAAAAGTTTAAAGCAAGTAGAAAAAATTGTACAGCAGGCTCAGCTAGAAATGCGCGCATTATTATTGCATTTACGCCCTGTTGCATTGCACAATAAAACCCTCGCCCAAGGCTTAGAGGAATTAATTATTGAACTACAACAAAAAGTATATTTTCATATAGAATATGAACTAGAAGAAATAGCTTTAACAAAAGCAGAGGAAGATCACCTATTCCGCATTGCTCAAGAAGCATTGTCCAATACATTGCGCCATTCTAAAGCAACAGAGGTTGAACTACTTCTTGTTGCCCGAGATAACCTTGCTATTTTACGCATTCAAGATAATGGTCTTGGCTTTGACGTAGAGGCGGATAAATCGACTTCCTACGGTTTACAAAATATCGCTGAGCGGGCCGTGGAAATTGGTTGTAGGTATAAAATTGTTTCGGTACCTGGTGAAGGTACAATAGTGGAGGTAAAAGTTCCACTACAGAAGGAGGTTGTTGAAGTTGATTCAAGTATTAATAGTGGATGA
- a CDS encoding PspA/IM30 family protein — MNLLQRFRYTIEADLHQLFDKKEEKNPIALLNQYIREAEKQTEQTGTLLERQGKLKEKMELELKQNADLLAKREAQLQLALASGEQDLIDFASDEVAAYTARNHALQTSIEVNTREYFELERKFETMKHKIKDMKVRQLQLMGKENVTRAHHQMDGMIANNNKTNFEDLESYIDKLAHRIDKDHEVTTFEARLAALEKNSTEAVSPLLIEKK; from the coding sequence ATGAACTTATTACAACGTTTTAGATACACAATTGAAGCAGACTTACATCAATTATTTGATAAAAAGGAAGAAAAAAATCCTATTGCTTTGTTAAATCAATACATTCGTGAGGCTGAAAAACAAACAGAGCAAACAGGTACATTATTAGAGCGTCAGGGCAAACTAAAAGAAAAAATGGAACTGGAGCTTAAACAAAATGCCGATTTACTAGCAAAACGTGAAGCACAACTTCAATTAGCACTTGCGAGTGGCGAGCAAGATTTAATTGATTTTGCTTCTGACGAAGTAGCAGCCTATACTGCTCGTAACCATGCATTACAGACAAGTATCGAGGTGAACACGCGTGAATACTTTGAACTTGAACGCAAATTTGAAACAATGAAACACAAAATTAAAGATATGAAAGTTCGTCAATTACAGCTAATGGGCAAAGAAAATGTTACACGTGCGCACCATCAAATGGATGGCATGATTGCAAACAACAATAAAACGAATTTCGAAGATTTAGAATCCTATATCGATAAACTTGCCCATCGTATCGACAAAGATCATGAGGTAACAACTTTCGAAGCACGCCTAGCAGCGCTTGAAAAAAATTCAACTGAAGCTGTTTCACCACTACTCATTGAAAAGAAATAA
- a CDS encoding GTP-binding protein: MSTTKKAVTIITGSLGSGKTTLLQNLLTHHQLKENIAVIVNEFGKIGLDHYLLSQAEEQTGLLQGGCICCQAREDLVEELENYLFRYEQGEIEFDRIIIETTGLADPAPILFTIITNPILQHHFSVDGIITTVDAKNGAMQMRHHEATVKQISVADTVALTKIDLVTKEELDFIRAEIKRINPTCTIIQVENGNVEPSILYVDSKFCNSRLPSNYQLPPCNHTSQIQSISFAFLQPLNWNSFGVWLSLLLYARGENILRVKGMLDVGETGPIILNGVQHIIHPPIHLSEWPENMQISHIVFIMKDIPTTLLKQSLLSFQTFLGTEIDLMDVHSI; the protein is encoded by the coding sequence ATGAGCACAACAAAAAAAGCAGTGACAATCATTACTGGGAGCTTAGGTAGCGGTAAAACGACATTGTTACAAAACTTATTAACGCATCATCAGCTTAAGGAAAATATCGCTGTTATCGTTAATGAGTTTGGCAAAATCGGCTTAGATCATTATTTGCTAAGCCAGGCAGAAGAACAAACGGGCTTACTACAAGGTGGCTGTATTTGTTGTCAAGCACGTGAAGATTTAGTGGAAGAATTAGAAAACTACTTATTTCGTTATGAACAAGGTGAAATTGAGTTTGATCGGATTATTATTGAAACAACAGGTTTAGCTGACCCCGCTCCTATATTATTTACCATCATAACGAATCCCATTTTACAACATCACTTTTCAGTAGATGGTATCATCACGACCGTCGATGCGAAAAACGGTGCCATGCAAATGCGCCATCATGAAGCAACCGTTAAGCAAATCTCAGTAGCTGATACCGTCGCACTAACGAAAATCGATTTAGTAACAAAGGAAGAACTTGATTTTATTCGTGCTGAAATAAAAAGGATTAACCCAACCTGTACAATCATTCAAGTGGAAAATGGCAACGTGGAGCCATCCATTTTATATGTGGACAGTAAATTTTGTAACAGTCGGCTACCTAGCAACTATCAGCTACCACCTTGCAATCATACATCGCAAATTCAATCGATTTCTTTTGCTTTTTTGCAACCTTTAAATTGGAATAGTTTCGGGGTATGGCTTAGCTTATTGCTTTATGCAAGAGGAGAAAACATTCTTCGAGTGAAAGGAATGCTAGATGTCGGTGAAACAGGACCCATCATCTTAAATGGTGTTCAACATATCATTCATCCACCTATTCATTTAAGTGAATGGCCAGAAAATATGCAGATTTCACATATTGTTTTTATTATGAAAGATATCCCCACTACGTTATTGAAACAATCATTACTATCCTTTCAAACATTTCTCGGCACGGAAATCGATTTAATGGATGTACATTCCATATAG
- a CDS encoding IS3 family transposase (programmed frameshift) has product MAKFSGEEKLNAVLRYLNGNESARSIAKEIGVLHPNLLTWVKHYKQRGVDAFVKQYTNYSAQFKLDVLNFMIEHGTSLTETAAIFHIVAPSTLCVWRKQFETKGFDALQSRKKGRPSMKKETNKQPKQVLVEGSPEALRAEIDRLRMENDYFKKVECLSSSQGKITKEDKVKVIYELRYKYPVKALVAFAKIPRSTYYDLVKKMNRPDSDAELKAEIQAIYNEHEGRYGYRRIRDELANRGQKVNHKKVQRMMKELGLKCIVRMKKYKSYKGTVGKIADNILNRNFKADAPNEKWVTDITEFKLFGEKLYLSPVLDLFNGEIITYTIGSRPTYSLVSEMLEKALARLPEEHKLLMHSDQGWHYQMKQYRHALKAKGVVQSMSRKGNCHDNSVMENFFGIMKSEFLYLKEFESVEQFKIELEQYMNYYNTKRIKAKLKLSPVQYRTQFIQAA; this is encoded by the exons ATGGCTAAATTTAGTGGAGAAGAAAAGTTAAATGCTGTTTTAAGATATTTAAATGGAAATGAAAGTGCGAGATCAATTGCCAAAGAAATAGGCGTTTTACACCCTAATCTTTTAACTTGGGTGAAACATTATAAACAACGTGGTGTTGATGCTTTTGTAAAACAATATACAAATTACTCTGCACAGTTTAAACTAGACGTACTAAATTTTATGATTGAACACGGTACATCCTTAACTGAAACAGCTGCTATTTTTCATATAGTGGCTCCTTCAACCCTATGTGTTTGGAGAAAACAATTTGAAACAAAAGGATTCGATGCCCTTCAGTCAAGGAAAAAGGGGCGTCCATCCATGAAAAAAGAAACGAACAAACAACCAAAACAAGTACTAGTAGAGGGCTCACCGGAAGCACTTCGAGCAGAAATCGACCGACTACGTATGGAAAACGATTATT TTAAAAAAGTTGAATGCCTTAGTTCAAGCCAAGGAAAAATCACCAAAGAAGACAAAGTAAAGGTCATCTATGAACTAAGGTACAAATACCCGGTGAAGGCTCTCGTGGCATTCGCAAAGATTCCACGTAGCACGTACTACGATTTAGTGAAGAAGATGAATCGACCAGATTCAGATGCCGAGTTAAAGGCCGAAATTCAAGCAATTTATAACGAACATGAGGGTCGTTACGGCTACCGTCGCATTCGTGATGAGCTCGCGAATCGTGGGCAAAAGGTGAATCATAAGAAAGTACAACGCATGATGAAAGAGCTTGGTTTAAAGTGCATAGTAAGAATGAAAAAGTATAAATCTTATAAAGGGACAGTTGGCAAAATTGCGGATAATATTTTAAATCGTAACTTTAAAGCCGATGCCCCAAACGAGAAATGGGTAACGGATATTACTGAGTTTAAATTATTTGGCGAAAAGCTTTATTTATCGCCTGTTTTAGACTTGTTTAACGGAGAAATTATCACCTATACAATTGGCTCTAGACCTACCTATTCATTGGTCTCAGAGATGTTGGAGAAGGCTTTAGCACGCTTGCCAGAAGAACATAAACTACTCATGCATTCCGATCAAGGCTGGCATTATCAAATGAAGCAATATCGCCACGCTCTAAAAGCAAAAGGTGTTGTGCAAAGTATGTCACGTAAAGGGAATTGTCATGATAACTCCGTAATGGAGAATTTCTTTGGCATAATGAAGTCCGAATTCCTTTATTTAAAGGAATTCGAAAGTGTGGAGCAGTTTAAAATAGAATTAGAACAATATATGAACTATTACAACACAAAACGTATCAAGGCAAAATTAAAACTGAGTCCGGTGCAATACCGAACTCAGTTTATCCAAGCTGCCTAA
- a CDS encoding GNAT family N-acetyltransferase, with protein MNITTQRLHIRKFEIQDWRAVVNYMSDQTVMHYMPEGVLTAEQVQKFISDNRDEAKHFAIVLREQSQVIGHLVFHPYFGEHTYEIGWVLNPAYYRKGYASEAAQALLNYGFTKMKLHRIIATCQPENIASYRVMEKIGMRREGFFKKCIPYGDDWWDEYYYAILQEEWQS; from the coding sequence GTGAACATTACAACACAGCGATTACATATCCGAAAATTTGAAATACAAGATTGGCGGGCTGTTGTTAACTATATGTCCGATCAAACAGTGATGCACTATATGCCAGAAGGCGTTTTAACTGCAGAACAAGTGCAAAAATTTATTTCCGATAATCGTGACGAAGCAAAGCATTTTGCCATTGTTTTACGTGAGCAGTCACAAGTTATCGGTCATCTCGTATTCCATCCTTACTTTGGCGAGCATACATATGAAATTGGCTGGGTGTTAAATCCTGCATATTATCGTAAAGGCTATGCGTCAGAGGCAGCACAAGCCCTATTAAATTATGGCTTCACGAAAATGAAGCTTCATCGCATCATCGCCACATGTCAGCCCGAAAATATTGCATCCTATCGTGTTATGGAAAAAATCGGTATGCGTCGTGAAGGATTTTTCAAAAAATGTATACCTTATGGTGACGATTGGTGGGATGAGTACTATTACGCTATTTTGCAGGAAGAATGGCAAAGTTGA
- a CDS encoding LysM peptidoglycan-binding domain-containing protein gives MDWFKKNTHISILLGVILLFASYLFITDPGDITYTEIHIEHGDSLWSLAEQYRGKMGTDDWIKLVKAENELHSVNIVAGKSLVIPVVGDNTKPTNSIEIARSGK, from the coding sequence ATGGATTGGTTTAAAAAAAATACACATATTTCAATTTTATTGGGCGTAATTTTATTATTTGCAAGTTATCTTTTTATAACTGATCCTGGAGATATTACGTACACTGAAATTCATATAGAGCATGGCGATAGCTTATGGTCGTTAGCCGAACAATACCGTGGTAAAATGGGTACGGATGACTGGATTAAACTAGTGAAAGCCGAGAACGAATTACATAGCGTTAATATTGTTGCAGGGAAATCGCTCGTTATACCAGTAGTGGGTGACAATACGAAGCCCACCAATTCTATTGAAATTGCGAGAAGTGGAAAATGA
- a CDS encoding YneF family protein yields MPTWGWIIIVIIALAAGAALGFYFARQAMMKYLKENPPINEQMIRMMMAQMGRTPSEKQVRQMMTQMNKFQK; encoded by the coding sequence ATGCCTACATGGGGCTGGATTATTATTGTAATTATCGCATTAGCAGCTGGTGCAGCACTTGGTTTCTACTTTGCACGTCAAGCTATGATGAAATATTTAAAAGAGAACCCACCAATTAACGAACAAATGATTCGAATGATGATGGCACAAATGGGTCGTACGCCGTCTGAAAAGCAAGTACGCCAAATGATGACGCAAATGAACAAATTCCAAAAATAA
- a CDS encoding response regulator transcription factor gives MIQVLIVDDHEMVRIGVSAYLSAQPDITVVGEAENGVEAVERALALRPDIILMDNVMPVMTGAEATVKILEAWPEAKIMMVTSFLDDDKVYPALEAGAISYILKTSNAKQIADAIRKTMGGETVLEPEVTSKMMHRMRYGTNTPLYEQLTEREMEVLLLMAKGKANQEIADDLYIALKTVKTHVSNILAKLDVQDRTQAVVYAFQNGLAK, from the coding sequence TTGATTCAAGTATTAATAGTGGATGACCACGAGATGGTACGAATTGGCGTATCTGCCTACTTGTCAGCACAGCCTGATATTACCGTTGTGGGGGAAGCTGAAAATGGCGTCGAAGCTGTTGAACGCGCGCTCGCCCTTCGTCCTGATATTATTTTAATGGACAATGTCATGCCTGTGATGACTGGAGCTGAAGCAACCGTCAAAATACTTGAAGCTTGGCCAGAGGCGAAAATTATGATGGTCACAAGCTTTTTAGATGACGATAAAGTGTATCCCGCTTTAGAGGCTGGTGCGATTAGCTATATATTAAAAACATCCAATGCCAAGCAAATTGCCGATGCCATTCGTAAAACAATGGGCGGAGAAACCGTTTTGGAGCCAGAAGTCACATCTAAAATGATGCACCGTATGCGCTATGGAACAAATACACCTCTTTATGAGCAATTAACTGAACGTGAAATGGAAGTTCTTTTGTTAATGGCAAAAGGCAAGGCAAACCAAGAAATTGCGGATGACTTATATATCGCCTTAAAAACAGTGAAAACCCACGTCAGCAATATTTTAGCCAAACTAGACGTTCAAGATCGAACACAAGCTGTCGTCTACGCATTCCAAAATGGTTTAGCAAAGTAA
- the tkt gene encoding transketolase, with product MTQHADQLAINAIRTLSIDAIEKANSGHPGLPMGAAPMAYTLWTKQLRHNPANPKWYNRDRFVLSAGHGSMLLYSLLHLGGYGLPMEEIQNFRQWDSLTPGHPEYGHTVGVEATTGPLGQGIAMTVGMAMAERHLAATYNKPGHEIVDHYTFALCGDGDLMEGVAAEAISLAGHLKLEKLIVLYDSNDISLDGDLEKSFSENVQKRFESYGWNYLKVADGTDVEAVNQAIEEAKKSSGKPTLIEVKTVIGFGSPNKSGKSDSHGAPLGTDEVVLTKAAYEWTHEPFQIPSEVYDTFNAAAEVQGAQPEAAWNEQFAAYKAEFPELAAQFENAMNGKLPEDFASELPVYEAGKSVATRSSSGDAINAIAKKTPSFFGGSADLAGSNKTTMKGAGDFSADDYAGRNIWFGVREFAMGAAMNGMALHGGLNVFGGTFFVFSDYVRPAVRLSALMGLPVTYVFTHDSIAVGEDGPTHEPIEHLASLRAMPNLSVVRPADANESAVAWELAVSSEKTPTVLVLSRQNLPVLDASIETVREGVAKGAYTVSPASKEVADAILIATGSEVSLAIEAQKALKAEGMDVAVVSMPSMDRFEKQDAAYKESVLPKAVTKRLAIEMGASFGWHKYTGFEGDVLAIDKFGASAPGELVMEKYGFTVENVVAKVKAL from the coding sequence ATGACTCAACATGCGGACCAACTAGCGATTAATGCTATCCGAACATTGTCAATTGATGCAATTGAAAAAGCAAATTCAGGTCACCCAGGCTTACCAATGGGGGCAGCGCCAATGGCTTACACGCTTTGGACTAAACAACTTCGCCATAATCCGGCAAATCCAAAATGGTATAACCGCGATCGTTTCGTACTTTCAGCAGGTCATGGCTCTATGCTTTTATATAGCCTACTTCACCTTGGCGGTTACGGCCTACCAATGGAAGAGATTCAAAACTTCCGTCAATGGGATTCATTAACTCCAGGACATCCAGAATACGGTCATACGGTTGGGGTAGAGGCAACAACAGGTCCTCTTGGACAAGGGATTGCGATGACAGTTGGTATGGCAATGGCAGAGCGTCATTTAGCAGCGACTTATAATAAACCAGGACATGAAATTGTCGATCACTATACTTTTGCGCTTTGTGGTGATGGCGACTTAATGGAAGGTGTTGCAGCTGAAGCGATTTCATTAGCTGGACATTTAAAACTTGAAAAATTAATCGTGTTATACGATTCAAATGATATTTCATTAGATGGTGATTTAGAAAAATCATTCTCTGAAAACGTACAAAAACGTTTTGAGTCATATGGCTGGAACTATTTAAAAGTGGCTGACGGTACAGATGTAGAAGCTGTTAACCAAGCTATTGAAGAAGCAAAAAAATCTTCTGGCAAGCCAACACTGATTGAAGTGAAAACAGTCATCGGTTTCGGTTCACCAAACAAATCAGGAAAATCAGATTCTCACGGTGCGCCACTAGGTACGGATGAAGTTGTCTTAACAAAAGCGGCTTACGAATGGACACATGAGCCATTCCAAATCCCATCTGAAGTATATGATACGTTCAATGCAGCAGCTGAAGTGCAAGGTGCACAGCCAGAAGCAGCTTGGAATGAGCAGTTCGCAGCTTACAAAGCTGAGTTCCCTGAATTAGCAGCGCAATTTGAAAATGCAATGAATGGGAAACTACCTGAAGATTTCGCTTCAGAATTACCAGTATATGAAGCGGGTAAATCTGTGGCAACACGTTCTTCATCAGGCGATGCAATCAATGCAATTGCCAAGAAAACACCATCATTCTTTGGTGGTTCAGCCGACCTTGCTGGCTCTAACAAAACGACGATGAAGGGCGCAGGCGACTTTTCTGCAGATGACTATGCAGGTCGCAATATTTGGTTTGGTGTCCGTGAATTCGCTATGGGCGCGGCAATGAACGGTATGGCGCTTCACGGCGGTCTAAACGTCTTTGGTGGTACATTCTTCGTATTTTCTGATTATGTACGTCCAGCTGTACGTCTTTCTGCATTAATGGGTCTTCCTGTGACATATGTATTCACGCATGACTCAATCGCAGTAGGGGAAGATGGTCCAACACATGAACCAATCGAGCATTTAGCTTCATTACGTGCAATGCCAAACCTTTCTGTTGTTCGTCCAGCAGATGCAAATGAATCAGCAGTTGCATGGGAGCTTGCAGTATCATCAGAAAAAACACCAACTGTATTAGTATTATCTCGTCAAAACTTACCAGTGCTTGACGCGTCAATCGAAACAGTTCGTGAAGGTGTAGCAAAAGGTGCTTACACTGTATCACCTGCATCGAAAGAAGTAGCAGATGCTATTTTAATTGCAACAGGTTCTGAAGTTTCACTTGCAATTGAAGCGCAAAAAGCATTAAAAGCTGAAGGTATGGACGTTGCAGTCGTATCAATGCCTTCAATGGATCGCTTTGAAAAACAAGATGCAGCATATAAAGAATCAGTTCTTCCAAAAGCTGTTACAAAACGTTTAGCAATCGAAATGGGTGCATCATTCGGTTGGCACAAATATACTGGCTTTGAAGGTGACGTTCTTGCAATCGACAAGTTCGGCGCTTCTGCTCCAGGTGAGTTAGTTATGGAAAAATACGGTTTCACTGTAGAAAACGTTGTAGCAAAAGTTAAAGCACTATAA